In the Staphylococcus sp. IVB6240 genome, one interval contains:
- a CDS encoding HAD family hydrolase translates to MYRAVIFDFDGTMIDTEQHLYEVINKYLKAEGHEPVSLAFYRENIGGRALALHEHIVSLLGEEKVTELYREHHDSAAHLPLRPGIETFMKQLKQRHIPMAIATSSARQDIMPLFETLGLNDYVSAIVGREDVEEVKPEPDLYLTAVQALNHNPAYCLAIEDSVRGATAAIRAGLDVIVNTNQMTETGDFSELPLTDKDTDLTTLIERYFEGKRL, encoded by the coding sequence ATGTATCGAGCAGTGATATTCGACTTTGATGGTACGATGATAGATACAGAGCAACATCTGTATGAGGTTATTAATAAATATTTAAAAGCAGAAGGACATGAGCCTGTCAGTTTAGCGTTTTATCGCGAAAACATTGGTGGACGTGCGCTAGCGTTACATGAACATATTGTTTCGCTATTAGGAGAGGAAAAGGTTACAGAACTTTACCGTGAACATCATGACAGTGCTGCCCATTTACCATTGAGACCAGGTATTGAGACGTTTATGAAACAATTAAAACAACGTCATATTCCAATGGCCATTGCGACAAGCAGTGCACGTCAAGATATTATGCCACTCTTTGAAACACTAGGATTGAATGATTATGTGTCAGCGATTGTTGGTAGAGAAGATGTAGAAGAAGTAAAACCAGAACCTGATTTGTATTTAACAGCGGTACAAGCATTAAACCATAATCCAGCGTATTGTTTGGCAATTGAGGATTCAGTCAGAGGGGCAACTGCTGCAATTCGTGCCGGCTTGGATGTTATCGTAAATACCAATCAAATGACAGAAACAGGCGATTTTAGTGAACTGCCACTGACAGATAAAGATACAGACTTAACAACACTTATTGAACGTTATTTTGAAGGGAAAAGACTATGA
- a CDS encoding VOC family protein: MEMNRVTVVLTHHHISMYTKNKEENKHFYTEVLGLKLVKETVNQDNEDMVHLFYGDNEGVVGTLLTFFELPNAGQMRKGTNMIARIGLLVEGEESLNYFEQRLRQAGIAVTQGTYLGHNARFFDDPEQLSFVLIDNEQRKVPGSWRNPVDNDVPEQYQILGLGPIELHVQEKEKTVAYLKDQLGYEAYEVAEGTLLSLDTTGHYTDLLVIEKSGPVVRPGRGYVHHHAIGVASHKSLEQVAMLHDAMKVKHTGIIDRKWFESLYYTQNGITYEFATIDVTNDFVD, translated from the coding sequence ATGGAGATGAATAGAGTGACAGTTGTTTTAACGCATCATCACATATCGATGTATACAAAAAATAAAGAAGAAAACAAACACTTTTATACAGAAGTTCTTGGGTTGAAATTGGTTAAAGAGACCGTCAATCAAGATAATGAAGACATGGTTCATTTATTTTATGGTGACAATGAAGGAGTAGTAGGGACATTACTGACCTTCTTTGAATTGCCGAATGCAGGGCAGATGCGTAAAGGCACAAATATGATTGCGCGTATCGGCTTGCTTGTTGAAGGAGAAGAGAGTCTTAATTATTTTGAGCAACGTCTTCGCCAAGCAGGCATTGCGGTGACACAGGGAACTTATTTAGGACATAATGCGCGTTTTTTTGATGATCCGGAGCAGTTGTCATTTGTATTGATTGATAATGAACAACGAAAAGTACCGGGTAGTTGGCGAAACCCAGTCGATAATGATGTTCCAGAACAATATCAAATTTTAGGGTTAGGACCGATTGAACTTCACGTACAAGAAAAAGAAAAGACCGTTGCCTATTTGAAAGATCAATTGGGCTATGAAGCATATGAAGTGGCAGAAGGGACTCTGTTGTCATTAGACACAACAGGCCATTACACAGATCTTCTCGTCATTGAGAAGTCAGGACCGGTTGTACGTCCTGGACGAGGTTATGTTCATCATCATGCGATCGGTGTAGCGAGTCATAAGTCTTTAGAACAGGTCGCGATGTTACATGATGCGATGAAAGTGAAGCATACTGGGATTATTGACCGTAAATGGTTTGAATCATTGTATTATACACAAAATGGTATTACATATGAATTTGCGACAATAGATGTTACGAATGATTTTGTAGATTAA
- a CDS encoding bile acid:sodium symporter family protein, with product MLQRIGHFASKTFLLWVLLVSVIAFTMPSLFSGLGAIIPYLLGIVMLGMGLTIKVSDFKLIFKYPKPVLIGVALQYIVMPVLAYLIAKAFQLPPDIAIGVILVGCCPGGTTSNVMSYIAKANVALSVTITSVSTMLAPVLTPSFMYLFAREWMEVSFASMFMSVTQVVLVPILIGLVVQRFFRGFSEKSEDVLPLVSVVAISLILGTVVAGSRELIIETGLLIFTVVVLHNVLGYATGYVLANVFKLDYPDKKAVSIEVGMQNSGLAVSLAIVHFNPLAAVSGAVFSFVHCVTGPLLARFWAKRAERAEQENRVETSHGSLA from the coding sequence ATGTTACAGCGTATCGGCCATTTTGCATCAAAAACATTTTTATTATGGGTCTTGCTGGTTAGTGTGATTGCATTCACAATGCCAAGTCTATTTTCAGGACTGGGGGCAATTATTCCTTACTTATTAGGTATTGTTATGTTAGGGATGGGTTTAACAATTAAGGTAAGTGATTTCAAATTAATCTTTAAATATCCGAAACCCGTCTTGATAGGGGTTGCTTTACAATATATAGTCATGCCAGTGTTAGCGTATTTAATTGCAAAAGCCTTTCAATTACCACCAGATATCGCAATCGGTGTTATCCTTGTTGGATGTTGCCCTGGAGGTACGACAAGTAATGTAATGAGCTATATCGCAAAAGCCAATGTTGCATTATCTGTTACGATCACTTCAGTATCTACAATGTTAGCACCTGTATTAACACCAAGCTTTATGTATTTATTTGCAAGAGAATGGATGGAAGTTTCATTCGCAAGTATGTTCATGTCAGTCACACAAGTCGTGTTAGTCCCAATCTTAATCGGTTTAGTTGTACAAAGATTCTTCAGAGGCTTTTCTGAAAAAAGTGAAGATGTATTACCACTTGTATCAGTCGTAGCCATTTCATTAATCTTAGGTACAGTTGTTGCGGGAAGTCGTGAATTAATCATTGAAACTGGATTATTAATCTTTACAGTTGTCGTTCTCCATAATGTGTTAGGATATGCGACAGGTTACGTATTAGCCAACGTCTTTAAATTAGATTATCCAGATAAAAAGGCTGTTTCTATCGAAGTAGGAATGCAGAACTCTGGATTAGCTGTATCCCTTGCAATTGTTCACTTCAATCCACTTGCAGCTGTATCAGGAGCCGTATTTAGCTTCGTACACTGTGTGACAGGACCATTGCTTGCAAGATTTTGGGCAAAACGAGCAGAACGTGCAGAACAAGAAAATCGAGTAGAAACATCACATGGTAGTCTTGCATAA
- a CDS encoding SRPBCC domain-containing protein, with translation MMQNEAVEVELVRLMKTTPENAYQAWIVPVHMKNWWMTSPTTNTAIHSDAVEGGTYEIRDRVRDKERVVKGTFEQLIPHEHVQLTIQMPAVSEESDFIDVHFEERSPGITQMTFRYQTVFEKPRHMSNLVYKQEKKAYHDHTAHAFELMFDTLQAYLERDND, from the coding sequence ATGATGCAAAATGAAGCCGTTGAAGTAGAGCTTGTACGTTTGATGAAGACGACACCGGAAAATGCGTATCAGGCATGGATCGTACCTGTCCACATGAAAAATTGGTGGATGACTTCACCAACGACCAATACAGCCATCCACAGTGATGCGGTAGAGGGTGGCACATACGAAATTCGAGATAGAGTACGAGACAAGGAACGTGTCGTCAAAGGAACATTTGAGCAACTCATCCCTCATGAACATGTTCAATTGACAATACAAATGCCAGCAGTCAGTGAAGAATCAGACTTCATTGATGTTCATTTTGAAGAACGCAGTCCGGGTATTACACAGATGACTTTCCGTTATCAGACTGTGTTTGAAAAACCACGCCATATGTCTAATCTCGTTTACAAGCAGGAAAAGAAAGCATATCACGACCATACAGCACATGCTTTTGAATTAATGTTCGATACATTACAAGCATATTTAGAACGTGACAATGACTAA
- a CDS encoding Na+/H+ antiporter NhaC family protein — MQREERESAWALIPLVVFIGLFLGAGILTKDFTFLPLNVAALIGVIVALLINPKEKFTHKVEVFARKAGHPNIILMMLVFVLAGAFSQTAEAMGGVSSIVNLGLSLIPQHYLIVGIFIICMFISISMGTSVGTVAAIAPVGFGISEATDIPAALAMATVVGGAMFGDNLSMISDTTIAAVRTQNTRMADKFKVNFRIVVPGALVTLVILWWLTHGNQVDQSANYDYDMIKVIPYLFVLILAIVGVNVVIVLMGGILLSGIIGWIDGSFGMKGFLTAASEGVIAMEDIAMIALLIGGMIGLVEHYGGVTWLLNYVKRRIHSRRGAELGIAGLVSMADIATANNTISIIMAGPLAKDIADEYEIDPRKSASILDIFGSAFQGILPYSPQLIAAAGVAGISPIMLLPYSVYPMMLAICGLVAIVFNLPRLKSRPDKSAQ; from the coding sequence ATGCAAAGAGAAGAAAGAGAAAGTGCGTGGGCCCTCATCCCTCTAGTCGTCTTTATTGGACTATTTTTAGGTGCAGGTATTCTCACAAAAGATTTTACATTTTTACCCCTTAATGTAGCAGCACTGATTGGTGTGATTGTCGCACTACTCATCAATCCAAAAGAAAAATTCACACACAAAGTGGAAGTGTTTGCGAGAAAAGCAGGACACCCGAATATCATTTTAATGATGTTGGTATTCGTTTTGGCAGGCGCTTTTTCACAAACAGCTGAAGCAATGGGTGGTGTTTCATCGATCGTTAATTTAGGACTATCCCTTATTCCACAACACTACTTGATTGTAGGCATTTTTATTATATGTATGTTTATATCTATTTCAATGGGAACATCTGTCGGAACAGTGGCAGCGATTGCACCTGTTGGTTTTGGCATTAGCGAGGCAACAGATATTCCGGCAGCACTTGCCATGGCAACAGTGGTGGGTGGTGCGATGTTTGGTGATAATTTATCAATGATTTCTGATACTACGATTGCGGCTGTCCGTACACAGAATACACGCATGGCTGATAAATTTAAAGTGAACTTCAGAATTGTTGTACCAGGCGCTTTGGTAACACTTGTCATTTTATGGTGGTTGACACATGGTAATCAAGTTGATCAATCAGCGAACTACGATTATGACATGATAAAAGTGATTCCATATTTATTTGTACTGATATTGGCAATCGTTGGTGTAAATGTTGTGATTGTCTTGATGGGGGGTATTTTACTATCAGGGATCATTGGCTGGATTGATGGTTCGTTTGGCATGAAAGGTTTTTTAACTGCTGCATCAGAAGGTGTTATTGCGATGGAAGATATTGCAATGATCGCATTGCTTATTGGTGGAATGATTGGCTTAGTTGAACACTATGGTGGTGTGACGTGGCTTCTAAATTATGTAAAACGACGTATTCATTCACGACGTGGTGCAGAACTCGGAATTGCAGGATTAGTGAGTATGGCTGATATTGCTACAGCGAACAATACGATTTCGATTATCATGGCAGGCCCTCTTGCTAAAGATATTGCTGATGAATATGAGATTGATCCACGTAAATCAGCGAGTATTTTAGATATATTTGGGAGTGCTTTTCAAGGAATTTTACCGTACAGTCCACAGTTAATTGCTGCAGCTGGTGTTGCAGGGATTTCTCCGATTATGTTGCTACCGTATTCCGTTTATCCAATGATGTTAGCAATATGTGGTCTTGTGGCGATTGTTTTTAACTTACCCCGCTTAAAGTCACGTCCCGATAAATCAGCTCAATAG
- a CDS encoding amidohydrolase translates to MAELTEQLIAWRRAFHQAPEYAHTEVETTRRLRKILQDHEINILETPLETGLIAEIGQGEPFIAVRSDIDALPIFEQTGLSYASENKGVMHACGHDIHMAAILGTAILLKEREADLPGRVRFIFQAAEEVSQGADAIVKTGMLDGAKAIVGFHNDPTLPVGAWRAKTGYITANVDRFKIDVTGVGAHAAMPQDGVDPHIILSQLISGIQTIVSRNVAPYEEAVVTIGQVHSGETWNVIPSQGMIEGTVRTLTPEVRDLVETRMQQLCDGLALQYQADVVLDYQRLTDGVYNDAELQTLACQIAEETGYDVQEQPRAQMIGEDFASYQQIAPVHFAMIGSDSVYPLHHPQYNPNEAILDKVPYYFVNFVERLFERV, encoded by the coding sequence ATGGCAGAATTAACAGAACAATTGATTGCTTGGAGACGTGCATTTCATCAAGCACCAGAATATGCACATACAGAGGTTGAAACAACACGACGATTGCGTAAAATATTACAAGATCATGAAATAAATATATTAGAAACACCACTTGAAACAGGTTTGATTGCAGAAATTGGACAAGGTGAACCATTCATTGCTGTCCGTTCAGATATTGATGCGTTACCAATCTTTGAACAAACAGGTTTATCATACGCATCAGAAAATAAAGGTGTGATGCATGCTTGTGGTCATGATATCCACATGGCAGCGATTCTCGGAACAGCTATCCTATTGAAAGAACGTGAGGCAGACTTACCGGGACGTGTACGCTTTATTTTTCAAGCGGCTGAAGAAGTAAGTCAAGGCGCAGATGCTATTGTTAAAACAGGGATGTTAGATGGTGCAAAAGCAATTGTTGGTTTTCACAATGATCCGACACTGCCAGTTGGAGCATGGCGAGCAAAAACAGGTTATATCACAGCCAACGTAGACCGCTTCAAAATTGATGTGACAGGTGTGGGTGCGCATGCAGCTATGCCTCAAGACGGAGTAGACCCACATATTATTCTGAGTCAGCTCATCAGCGGTATTCAAACGATTGTCAGTCGAAATGTAGCACCTTATGAAGAAGCAGTTGTGACGATTGGCCAAGTACACAGTGGTGAAACATGGAACGTAATTCCAAGTCAAGGTATGATTGAAGGAACCGTGCGAACACTGACACCAGAAGTGCGTGATCTGGTAGAAACACGTATGCAACAATTATGCGATGGGCTGGCATTACAGTATCAAGCTGATGTTGTACTCGATTATCAACGATTAACTGATGGTGTTTATAATGATGCAGAATTACAAACACTTGCTTGTCAAATAGCTGAAGAAACTGGATATGATGTGCAAGAGCAACCGCGTGCACAAATGATTGGGGAAGATTTTGCGAGCTATCAACAAATCGCACCCGTTCATTTTGCGATGATTGGTTCAGATAGTGTGTATCCATTACATCATCCACAATACAATCCAAATGAAGCAATACTCGACAAAGTACCATATTATTTTGTAAACTTTGTAGAGCGTCTATTTGAAAGAGTGTAA
- a CDS encoding SulP family inorganic anion transporter: MQAWWEDYRASWLGNYYQNILAGVLVALAMLPGAIAYSFIAGVSPTTSMISTSMMMVYISFLGARTLMVSAPSSGVSLIVVMITASYSLDMLAASIIVMGVIQIIFGYCHVSKVIKLIPVPVVIGFMNALCYLLFAAQLKHIFGHNLTTYIYAILSLLVIWLVPRWTTKIPAALLSIIVFTCVSFFTHADLKHVSDYADIHVKIPSMQLPHLDWQMDTILQVVVFGLMLATVATIQTSLIAQMMDDLTQTPSDKDKESRGQGVSNLLIGLFGGLAGSGLVGQSKFVYFSGATSRLSMLVIGVVMGLFVFVLGPIVGQIPMVVLATVLIKIALKAFDPKTKILIVKRRYADFMIMLLTVGLTIYTKNLALGVLAGTACYYLYKGVEKVWQN, encoded by the coding sequence ATGCAAGCATGGTGGGAAGATTATCGTGCGTCATGGTTAGGGAATTACTATCAAAATATTCTTGCAGGTGTACTGGTAGCTTTAGCGATGTTACCAGGTGCCATAGCATATAGTTTTATCGCTGGGGTTAGCCCGACAACGAGTATGATTAGTACATCAATGATGATGGTGTACATTAGTTTTTTAGGGGCACGGACACTCATGGTATCGGCACCAAGTAGTGGTGTATCTCTCATTGTTGTTATGATTACCGCGTCATATAGCTTAGATATGTTAGCCGCTTCAATTATTGTCATGGGAGTCATACAGATCATATTTGGTTACTGTCATGTATCTAAAGTAATTAAATTGATTCCAGTACCTGTTGTTATTGGCTTTATGAATGCACTTTGTTATTTACTATTTGCAGCACAACTCAAACATATTTTTGGTCATAATTTGACGACTTACATATATGCGATTTTAAGTTTATTGGTGATTTGGCTCGTGCCAAGATGGACGACTAAAATACCTGCTGCTTTATTATCCATTATCGTTTTTACTTGTGTATCCTTTTTCACGCATGCCGATTTAAAACATGTGTCTGATTATGCAGATATTCATGTGAAAATTCCAAGTATGCAATTGCCGCATCTCGATTGGCAAATGGATACGATTTTGCAAGTCGTGGTGTTTGGTTTGATGTTGGCAACAGTTGCAACCATTCAAACAAGTCTGATTGCACAAATGATGGATGATTTGACACAAACACCCAGTGATAAAGATAAAGAATCACGTGGTCAAGGTGTTTCAAACTTACTGATTGGTTTATTCGGTGGTTTGGCAGGAAGTGGTCTTGTAGGACAGTCCAAGTTCGTTTATTTCAGTGGTGCTACTTCAAGATTATCTATGTTGGTCATTGGTGTTGTGATGGGCTTATTTGTATTTGTGCTAGGGCCTATCGTGGGTCAAATTCCAATGGTCGTATTAGCGACAGTATTGATTAAAATCGCACTAAAAGCATTCGATCCAAAAACGAAAATATTAATTGTTAAAAGACGCTATGCAGATTTTATGATTATGTTGTTAACAGTTGGTCTAACCATTTATACCAAAAACTTAGCTTTGGGCGTACTTGCTGGAACAGCTTGTTATTATTTATATAAGGGAGTTGAAAAAGTATGGCAGAATTAA
- the hutI gene encoding imidazolonepropionase — MNDLIIQNIKQLILPKSTDRPLKGKELDELNIVENGTVVVKDGKIVYSGPYTEEYEAQEVIDASNHVVSPALVDAHTHLVHGGSREHEMSLKRQGLSYLEILERGGGILSTVEATRTATEDELFKKAEHDLLTMIHHGVLAVESKSGYGLDKENELKQLYVSRRLQEKYGIDMRHTFLGPHAVPKEAASNEAFLQEMIDLLPEVKELADFADIFCETGVFSIEDSRRYIQAAKEQGFRVKIHADEIDPLGGLGLAIDEEAISADHLVAASDEDKKKLADTDTVAVLLPGTTFYLGKNDYADARGMLENNGAIAIATDFNPGSCVTNNLQMVMAIAALKLKLSPNEVWNAVTVNAAKAMDVDAGTINTGDKANIVIWHAPNHEYIPYHYGINHVDTVIHEGRTIVKKELNLK; from the coding sequence ATGAATGATTTAATCATCCAAAATATCAAACAATTGATTTTACCAAAATCGACGGATCGTCCATTAAAAGGGAAAGAACTGGACGAATTGAATATTGTTGAAAATGGCACAGTTGTTGTGAAAGATGGGAAAATTGTCTATTCTGGTCCATATACTGAGGAGTATGAAGCACAAGAAGTCATTGATGCCTCAAATCATGTGGTGTCACCTGCACTTGTAGATGCACATACACATTTGGTGCATGGCGGATCTCGTGAACATGAAATGTCATTGAAACGTCAAGGCTTATCTTACCTTGAAATTTTAGAACGTGGTGGTGGCATTTTATCTACAGTAGAAGCCACAAGAACGGCGACGGAAGATGAACTATTCAAAAAAGCGGAACATGATTTATTAACGATGATTCATCATGGTGTATTAGCTGTTGAGAGTAAGAGTGGTTATGGTTTAGATAAAGAAAATGAGTTAAAACAACTGTACGTGTCACGCCGTTTACAAGAGAAGTATGGTATTGATATGCGTCATACATTTTTAGGACCTCATGCTGTACCGAAAGAAGCGGCATCTAATGAGGCATTCTTACAAGAAATGATTGACTTATTACCTGAAGTGAAAGAATTAGCAGACTTTGCAGATATTTTCTGTGAAACAGGTGTCTTCTCAATTGAGGATTCAAGACGCTATATTCAAGCAGCGAAAGAACAAGGATTCCGCGTGAAAATTCATGCGGATGAGATTGATCCGTTAGGTGGATTGGGATTAGCCATTGATGAAGAGGCGATTTCTGCAGACCACTTAGTTGCAGCGAGTGACGAAGACAAGAAGAAGTTAGCTGATACAGATACAGTAGCTGTATTATTACCAGGTACAACGTTCTATCTTGGCAAAAATGACTATGCAGATGCACGTGGTATGTTAGAAAACAATGGCGCGATTGCAATTGCGACGGACTTCAACCCGGGTAGTTGTGTAACGAATAACTTACAAATGGTGATGGCGATTGCTGCGTTGAAGTTAAAGTTATCTCCAAATGAAGTATGGAATGCAGTGACGGTAAATGCGGCGAAAGCAATGGATGTTGATGCCGGCACAATTAATACAGGCGATAAAGCGAATATTGTCATTTGGCATGCACCGAACCATGAATACATTCCATATCATTATGGTATTAACCATGTTGATACGGTTATTCATGAAGGACGTACGATTGTGAAAAAAGAATTAAATTTAAAATAG
- the hutU gene encoding urocanate hydratase, with amino-acid sequence MSREIKAKKGIDIECKGWEQEAVLRMLYNNLDPEVAEHPDKLVVYGGIGKAARNWESFDAIVETLRRLESDETMLVQSGKPVAVFKTHEEAPRVLLSNSVLVPKWANWEHFHELDRKGLMMYGQMTAGSWIYIGSQGIVQGTYETFAELANQHFDGSLKGTITLTAGLGGMGGAQPLAVTMNEGVVIGVDVDPSRIEKRIETRYCDMITYSLDEALERAQEAKEKGEAIAIGLVGNAAEVHHEILKRGFKINIVTDQTSAHDPLNGYVPEGYTLEEANTLRESDPDRYVTLSKQSMKKHVEAMLAFQKQGAVAFDYGNNIRQVAFDEGLENAFDFPGFVPAYIRPLFCEGKGPFRFAALSGDPKDIERADELMRELFPEDEKLMRWLDMATEKIAFQGLPSRIAWLGYVDRAKMGLALNELVRKGEISAPIVIGRDHLDAGSVASPNRETESMKDGSDAVGDWAILNALVNTAAGGSWISVHHGGGVGMGYSLHAGMVVVADGSERAERRLKRVLTTDPGMGVVRHADAGYDIAIETAKQKDVDMPMITRKGEDK; translated from the coding sequence ATGTCTAGAGAAATTAAAGCGAAAAAAGGGATAGATATTGAATGTAAAGGATGGGAACAAGAAGCGGTATTACGCATGTTATACAATAACTTAGATCCCGAGGTAGCAGAACATCCAGATAAACTTGTCGTGTATGGGGGAATTGGTAAAGCGGCACGTAACTGGGAATCATTCGATGCGATTGTTGAAACATTGCGCCGCTTAGAAAGTGATGAGACAATGCTCGTACAATCTGGGAAACCAGTGGCTGTCTTTAAGACGCATGAAGAAGCGCCACGTGTGTTACTTTCTAACTCTGTACTCGTGCCTAAATGGGCAAACTGGGAACATTTCCATGAATTAGACCGTAAAGGCTTAATGATGTATGGTCAAATGACAGCTGGAAGTTGGATTTACATTGGATCTCAAGGGATTGTACAAGGAACGTACGAAACATTTGCTGAGTTAGCAAATCAACACTTTGACGGTTCATTAAAAGGAACTATTACTTTAACAGCCGGCCTTGGTGGTATGGGTGGTGCACAACCACTGGCAGTTACAATGAATGAAGGGGTTGTTATTGGTGTAGATGTGGATCCATCACGCATTGAAAAACGTATTGAGACACGTTATTGTGACATGATTACTTACTCATTAGATGAAGCACTAGAACGTGCACAAGAAGCAAAAGAAAAAGGAGAAGCCATTGCCATTGGTTTAGTGGGGAATGCGGCAGAAGTACATCACGAAATTTTAAAACGTGGCTTCAAGATTAATATTGTAACGGACCAAACTTCTGCACACGATCCATTGAATGGCTATGTGCCTGAAGGATATACGTTAGAAGAAGCAAATACGTTGCGTGAGTCAGACCCAGATCGTTATGTGACATTATCTAAACAATCGATGAAAAAACATGTGGAAGCCATGTTAGCATTCCAAAAACAAGGTGCCGTGGCATTTGATTATGGTAATAACATTCGCCAAGTAGCCTTTGATGAAGGATTAGAAAATGCTTTTGACTTCCCTGGTTTTGTACCAGCATATATTCGTCCACTTTTCTGTGAAGGGAAAGGACCTTTCCGTTTTGCTGCGTTATCAGGTGATCCAAAAGATATCGAACGTGCAGATGAATTGATGCGTGAGTTATTCCCAGAAGATGAAAAACTGATGCGTTGGCTAGATATGGCAACTGAAAAAATTGCGTTCCAAGGCTTGCCATCACGAATTGCTTGGCTTGGATATGTAGATCGTGCCAAGATGGGACTGGCGTTGAATGAACTTGTACGTAAAGGTGAGATTTCAGCACCGATTGTGATTGGTCGTGACCATTTAGATGCGGGTTCTGTAGCATCTCCTAACCGTGAGACGGAATCAATGAAAGATGGTTCTGATGCAGTAGGTGACTGGGCCATCTTAAATGCGCTAGTTAATACAGCGGCAGGCGGCTCATGGATTTCTGTCCATCACGGTGGTGGTGTGGGTATGGGTTACTCATTACATGCCGGTATGGTAGTTGTGGCTGATGGATCAGAGCGTGCAGAGCGTAGATTGAAACGTGTCTTAACAACAGATCCAGGTATGGGTGTTGTGAGACATGCAGATGCAGGTTATGATATTGCCATTGAGACTGCGAAACAGAAAGATGTTGATATGCCAATGATTACACGTAAAGGTGAGGATAAATAA
- a CDS encoding YjiH family protein, translated as MNKHQRQSQKEGIKGKQMWQFWVYSGLGIICFFIPIQLGGNETILVDHAHLSFRALMGNAMPYLALFMILVGALLPLKRKDYQKSVTDAVLVVFKVLGAIIGVMYVFKIGPAILFNENYGPFLFDKLMMPLSVLIPIGAVALSLLVGYGLLEFIGVLMQPIMRPIFKTPGKSAIDAVASFVGSYSLGLLITNRVYKDGMYNKKEAVIIATGFSTVSATFMVIVARALDLMNHWNLYFWLCLIITFIVTAISAHLPPISRESEAYYEGQQGEQEEEVVGSRFVAAWQEAKKQSHQSLPLLKNIWVNIKDGLEMTIAILPSILSIGFIGLLLADYTPVIDWLSYIFYPIVYLFPIPDQALLAKASAISIIEMFLPSLIAAKAALEVRFVVAITSVSAIIFFSALVPCILATEIKIPVWKLVAIWFILVVLTLLIAIPISLLIF; from the coding sequence ATGAATAAACACCAACGACAGTCACAGAAAGAAGGCATAAAGGGGAAACAAATGTGGCAGTTTTGGGTGTATAGCGGATTGGGGATTATCTGCTTTTTTATCCCAATACAATTAGGGGGCAATGAAACGATTCTTGTGGATCATGCCCATTTGAGTTTTAGAGCATTGATGGGGAATGCGATGCCATACTTAGCCCTATTCATGATACTGGTAGGTGCATTGCTTCCATTAAAAAGAAAAGATTATCAAAAGTCAGTCACGGATGCTGTACTTGTCGTATTCAAAGTCTTAGGTGCCATCATTGGTGTGATGTACGTCTTTAAGATTGGACCTGCTATTTTATTTAATGAAAATTATGGCCCATTCTTATTCGATAAATTAATGATGCCACTGAGTGTGTTAATTCCAATTGGTGCCGTGGCGCTTTCATTACTTGTTGGTTATGGCTTATTAGAATTTATCGGCGTACTTATGCAACCGATTATGCGACCTATTTTTAAAACACCTGGTAAGTCAGCGATTGATGCCGTAGCGTCATTCGTAGGGAGTTACTCTTTAGGGTTATTAATTACGAATCGTGTATACAAAGATGGGATGTACAACAAAAAGGAAGCAGTCATTATTGCGACTGGTTTTTCAACGGTATCAGCAACATTCATGGTCATTGTGGCGCGTGCGCTTGATTTAATGAATCACTGGAACTTGTATTTCTGGTTGTGTTTGATTATTACATTTATAGTGACAGCTATTTCTGCACATTTACCACCGATTTCTAGAGAGTCGGAAGCATATTATGAAGGTCAGCAAGGAGAACAGGAAGAAGAAGTGGTTGGGAGCCGTTTTGTAGCAGCATGGCAAGAAGCTAAGAAACAATCTCATCAATCACTCCCATTATTAAAAAATATATGGGTGAATATTAAAGATGGTTTAGAGATGACGATTGCGATATTGCCGTCCATTCTATCCATTGGGTTTATCGGATTATTACTAGCTGATTATACACCCGTGATTGATTGGTTAAGCTATATTTTTTATCCAATTGTTTATCTGTTTCCGATACCAGACCAAGCGTTATTGGCAAAAGCATCAGCCATATCGATTATTGAAATGTTTCTGCCATCGTTAATTGCCGCTAAAGCAGCGTTGGAAGTTAGATTTGTTGTCGCAATCACAAGTGTTTCTGCCATTATTTTCTTCTCAGCACTGGTGCCATGTATTTTAGCCACTGAGATTAAAATTCCTGTTTGGAAACTTGTGGCAATCTGGTTTATTCTTGTGGTACTGACATTATTAATTGCGATTCCAATCAGTTTATTGATTTTCTAA